Sequence from the Rutidosis leptorrhynchoides isolate AG116_Rl617_1_P2 chromosome 3, CSIRO_AGI_Rlap_v1, whole genome shotgun sequence genome:
ATTGCTGTAATGGGACTGCCGATTTGTTATGAACTTGATGAAAAACAGAGGTCAACCGAGGTCAAAGATGAGGCAATCTGTCGTGTGGAACAGCTTTGCCCATTCCCTTATGATCTCGTACAGCGTGAACTCAAACGTTATCAAGTAAACACTTCAGATACTCATATAAACACGAATGTTATATTTGGAAAGATGGACTGGTTGGGTGGGTTAGCTAGTGATACCAAGTAGGTTTGGGTTGGAATCGGTCAGTTCATTTTGGGTCGAGATGGGTAAGTTGGGTTGGGTTGACCCGTCACtacaatttttaatttttttttcattttcttaaTGTTCTATAAATAATTAATGAGATTCTTATGATAGCAAAAACATTATTTCTACAGAATGAATTTGGTCAATTTAAATGATATTGGAAAATTGTATGCATTTAAAATGTGAATTTTAAGATTTCTGGTCACAGTTAGGAGAATTGGTTGGTTTGGGTTGACTCTATTACTTTTTGTCCAAATTTTGATTTAGTTTTTAACAGTGTTGTAAcaaatttgataaataaaaaaaacctTTCTCTGTCAGTAACTTAATGACCCAATTGACTTGTTATTAGGCTAACTTTTATTTTTGTTTACCCAGTTTTAGCGATTAAACACAATAAATTCAGTCCAAAGTTCTACCTCTATATTTCCCTAAATCGTTAAATACTAACCAACAATTATATTGTACAACTCTTGTTACTTGCACATATTCATGACCCTTGTTTTCAATGGAATTATTATCAGATGCCGAGATCGTTTGGTGCCAGGAAGAACCAGTGGCGAAGCCAACATTCTAAATCGTTGGTGTCACAAAATGGCTATGTTTGATTTCACCTTTTTCTAAGAGTAAATAATCACGTTATCTGCAAGACGTTCTTTATAAATAAAGTTTCCTCATATTCACTTTAATCAGAGTAATaatctaatatttttttataaattttctaaCAAGAGGAACGTCATTAGCacgttatataatataatattgacTCCTATGGGAGTAAATTTGCATATTAAATAAGAgagtaaatatataatataatataatataaataaattaaaaacataaataattttttttaacactCATAAATATATGACTTTTCACATTCTTTGTAAGATAAATAACTGTAAATTAATTTCATTGATTGTAAAAATTCCCTTAACTTATGAATTGCGGTTTAAACCTACTCAAATGTCACACAAACTTATTATCTTTTTGATAGTTAATTAATTTCAAAGtatttgttatgtatatataaatagtaCATACTCATTTCCACACATACAAGGTAACTATGTTTGAATCTTTCTGCTACATATAGCTGTGATCGATAACTCAGACACAACGATATGTAACAGGTATATATCTACAAACTCTATTAGCTTCTTAATGTAGATTTCAGTAGAATATTTTCATTTTATACAAGTATGCTTCTAAATAAAATTAATATGATTTCATTTGTATCTGTTAAAACTATTTTTTACATTTTGCAAATAAACAAATATTGATTGGAGTACATCAAAGCATTATGTTTGTACTCTTAATTGTCAAATGGAGTACTGTTTATAGTATTCGATTGTTATGTTGAATATGGTGAGCTGGAAATTGTTGAGCTTGATACATGCATTATGGTTGCTTATTAAATTCAGCTGAACTTGAAGGCACGTGATAGAAACAAGTTTTCATTGTAAAATAGATACATGTACTGGAGGTTGATCTGTTGCTAGATTGGGTTCAGATGATCAATGAGGTTTTGTGTCCAACAAATGACAAATGGATAGAAATCCTCTTTATCAATTCATGATCAACTTGTGTTTTTGTTTTCTTTTGAGTTTTCTTCGCATTTATTTTTCTGGCATGTGTTTGTCCTTCATGTTTATAACTAATTTGCTGTTAATAGCCGATTGCGGATAAAGTTTGTAGAGGCTTAACTTAATAATGGTTCATTAACAATTAAATTACGTTAGTATCTTAAGCTGTTTCAAGGTGTGTACGTACATATGATTTGTGCTTTCTATAACATCTTAGTCAAGGGTGATCAgttttgtttttatattgtaatGTGGCAACCAAACTGGAAGTAGATTGCTTTTGTCCTGATTTGAGgagtggttatttatgttaaaatcATAAGTGTGTTCGTTTTGATGATAAGATTTTATTTATTTGTTGTTTATCTTTGTCCaataatctatatatttatatatttttatgtgtttttatatattttacaatccAGTGAACCTGAAGCTTTATGATTATTACTTTTCAGAAGAAGGAGTAGATGTTTCTTCACTTTTGTGAGAGTCATGACGAGAAGAAGAAGACTCCTTTTGTCGAAGTTGGAGCTTAGTGGTTCTTTTTGCGTATCTGAAAGTTATTGTTTATctcttatgatttgtatagatataTGAACCTGCATCAACAATCATGTGCAACAAGTATTACTATATCCACCTAATGTATAGAATTATTTGTTTCATATATTACTAAAAACACGAACCATAACCATCTTCGTGCAACGCACGGGAAATGCACCAAGTATACTTGAAACAACACTACAAAATAGGACATTGAGATAAATAATCCACTCATATTACAACTTTCGTTTAATGAAATgcaaacacttattattattattattttataactaTTTTAGTAGATAAATTATGTACAAACTAATGAAATATCAAGAATTGATTTTCCATTATATTTGCATTAAGTGCCCCACCTTTAACATAGACTTTATTGTTAACTACTATGCGATAATATTTAGTAAATGTAATGATACATGACCTATATTGTACTGAAGCTCGTtttacttaaatttttttttttttttttttttgaaaggcaataaatTCTATTATATAATTAAATGCTAGCAAGATGCTAAGAATTACAATAGACTCACGAGATGAACATCACACGAAAACAACAAACCTAAAGCATCACTTGAATTGGCCTAAACACGAATTTTAACACGAAATAGCCTAAAACACGGTTTTTAACTTGAATTGGCCTAAACACGATTTTTAACTCCACAAGACATTGGAAGAACCGACCAGCAAGGGTAATCTCTAGATATCTTCAACCCAAACACGATTTTTAATTGTTAATTGTTTGATTTAATTTACATATGTTTTTATTACATTATGAATTATATTTCATCATATTTATCTTCTTCTTTTTTCATTTGCCAATAATTATTATTTcaatacatttttatttttatttaactttcaaaataacgttcataatatttaattttaaatccgcaaaattatgagttatagattagtttaaaattagttgtggagccctcgcttcgcgccgggcgctccgttttgaatgcgagttaaagaaaaagtctttccttttgtggatctattttgtaaaaaagaattttttcgacatctaacattgaagggttgttccttttgtgaaagttgcttcttttagcgttaaagttagttgatctattttgtaaaaaaaaataattttcgacatcttttggtagcattgaagggttattccttttaagaaagttgcttcttttatcgttggagacaaaaaaaaaatatgtagcacagtagtggcctatgtgggtcctactgtttgagcgcagtgtagaagccgataaagcgtggtgggtgtttttggtgttagcgatgggataaataataatttataatataggtataaagtagggggttcgatttgtattttaatgaaagttaaggggttggtttgtaaaaaatgaaaaattgaatagtactattcataacaaataatACAAATTTTGTCTATCAGTTATATTGGTAACTAcattttaagagcccgtgcgttgcacggtagcTCTAAAAAATAGTTTTTCATAATCGTTACTATTTGTACATCATTATTTGTTGTTTATAGCAGTTTACTGACGAAACACTTTAAGAGCCTGTGTGTTGCACGACAGCTCTACAATCAAATACCTCCCGATTATCTACACAATTACCGGAACAATATTATATCCATAATTTATAAACGTAACTATTGGTCTTAGTATATAATTCGAAGACATGTAAACAATTACCACACAAATGAACTTCACAAGCATAAACCTTATATGTTAATATTGACACTCAAATCACACAAAATGAGCCCATGTTGATGACCAAGAGTAACACCAACAGGCGATTTCATATTAGAGTGATAATAATTTATGTACAAAGGAAGTAAGAAACTTTATGTCATCCTATCATTGGCTAACGAACCATTGGATCTTTGATTTAAGTAACAAAACATGGTAAAATCAAAGTTAAGCAACGATTACCCACCTCACCTATCAAAGAACATAAATGTCTATTACTTTAAAAACCACTACTCATTAAATTTAACTCTGTAGAAGAATGTAGAAAAAACATACTTGACGGATTGAAGGATGCTTAATCATATCGGACATTTAAGTAGCTCGTGAACTGCACTTTTTGATGCCATTAAATGCCTTCCACAATCTAATAAACATTAATCTCAGGCAAGTGAGTCCTCCAGATTTGAAGATTTTAAACCATAATCATAACGTGATTTAGTAACATCTTCATATGTATTATCAAAATGGTAACATAGAAGATATCAAAATAGTAAGTACATATCAACTACTTACAAATATTGTTAAGAGACGTATAAAGGGAAAATAAGAGGTCATCCAAAGCTTTTCATCCAAAGTTCTACCTGCAATAGAGGAAGACAGCAAACAGGTGACATGAGACGAAAACTTAGAAATATCATGAAAAACTGCTATGACTCCTTACTCAACCGCCAATTTTGTCACCTTATAAGACCACAAATAAATGAATTTCTAATTATACTCAAGAGTATGTAGATCAAGGATACAAACTGAAAGTCCAATCTTTTATTTTACCATAAGCAGTTAGCTATAATCGCAATTAATGATTAGCTATATCCCAAGTAAAATCTTAATTATTCGTAAAGTTGATTTAATTTAAAACTATCTAATTAGCCACATCAAATCAATGCACCGAATACTTACAGAAATGTGATTGGTTTGAAAGAGCAAAATTGAGAAGCAAAGAAGATGCGAACcacaaaacacaaaacacaaacataCTGAAATAGGTTCGTAGGATCTGAAAATTGCAAACTGCAAAAAAAGAAGAAAAGTGTAAAATCTGCAATAAATACGTTGGTTAAAATCTAAACTAAACACACTTTCTTTCCATACCATGTCCTTATATTTACAGAACATAGAAACCTATATAGATTTAACTGTAATTATCATCACATTATCATAAATGTAGCCTTCATTAGTGGTTCTTTGAATTACATCTGTATGCATAACGTATATCTAtatccattaatattaatatttaattataaacCCTATTTATGAACAAAAAAATTAGTTGACAATCGTGACTACGATTATgagaattaaaaataattattaactaatgtaagtaaacATTCATGATATGACAAATCTGACATGCTATTCAGTATAATATATTTTTTACAAATGCAATAATACTTGATTGTACATTCAATTGGTTACCATACAACTGAATGTACAAAGGAGTTACTTATAAAGAGACGAATGAATTATACATGAGTTACCTAAATACAAACACAAATATTCATCTATTAGTAATTTTGTAACCTGTAGCAACAATCTGGAGCCCGACGTACCTGCTGAAACAGAAATATGTTGACATAGCACAGCTGTTGTAGAACCTGTCCCAACATCGAACGTTGATAATGGGTGAAGCAGTTCCTGTACGGTTATGATACCTCCGCATATTTCTAACTGCCACTTGTCTAGGAAGTAATAAAGTTGTAGCTAAAGAAGCCTCAATTCCACTTGGATTCTCGACATGCATATCCCTGTTTGTAAAAAGAATTCTCCAGCGCTTTCGCCCTCTTTCGCCCTCTGGTGATAGTAGGGATGGCGTTTCAGCACAGGTCCCGTTAAGGAAACCGCTCGAATATCAGTTGGAGTACGTGAAAAACCGCCGTATAGGTAGTAAATCCAGAAACCGAGACTAACCGTGAGAATGCAATGACTGAGTATTGTCAACAGATACGACGTCACCACTGGTACCACGACAACTGCAGTAGATGTTGCACTAAAAGGATGAGTAACTATGTCGGGTTGAATAGCAGATGCATCTGACCTTGACAAAAGAACCAATAACTGGAAATGCATAGCCAGTTCGAGTAAACAGAAAACAACTCAGAATTAAAGGGAGAAAACAAAAACTAATCATATTTAAGTATCCAACCATATTACCTGGAACATATGCAGTAAATCGGGTAATGAAACACAAATTCGTGAAACAGCCGAGTCGTTTATAAGAAGGTTATTATGATGACTACGACACTCATAAAATGTTGAACTTGTTTTTCAACACGCACATCGTTCGACCAAACGACTGCCGCTGCCCAATTTAATCAACAACACTACAAATAAGGCATACACAACCTAAAAATAAGAGAAAGCTATTGCAACCAAAAATAATACCTGAAACACCGACATTAGAAGTTGGGACAGACTGACCGTCAGCTCGACCCACATTGTTTCCATCTGTTACAATTGAAGAGGGTGACACATAAACAGGTAACAAAGACGTACGATTATCACAATCTACCACATGCTCGCCCGAATTCTCG
This genomic interval carries:
- the LOC139902900 gene encoding uncharacterized protein isoform X2, producing MHVENPSGIEASLATTLLLPRQVAVRNMRRYHNRTGTASPIINVRCWDRFYNSCAMSTYFCFSSLQFSDPTNLFQYVCVLCFVVRIFFASQFCSFKPITFL
- the LOC139902900 gene encoding uncharacterized protein isoform X1, giving the protein MAGSECPKDRTENAGVVGNVAVGYMCVENSGEHVVDCDNRTSLLPVYVSPSSIVTDGNNVGRADGQSVPTSNVGVSAAVVWSNDVRVEKQVQHFMSVVVIIITFL